Proteins encoded by one window of Anopheles maculipalpis chromosome 2RL, idAnoMacuDA_375_x, whole genome shotgun sequence:
- the LOC126559236 gene encoding uncharacterized protein C14orf119: MSSNGGYNLTADGELRYVVQWFGEWSDFQREDFVPYLVAYISQQAGGAVYVNGLISAMAQINPGQDKPMSLFQCRVKLFNEWCIKWPEEFKTKLLERLDQIDSTFGTRVRTELDTIGTKPMNGCAEENGTQLTNAEAMRDLEEESEPAAMIVNAEPVIVAPNAILVADED; this comes from the exons TATGTCGTTCAGTGGTTCGGAGAGTGGAGTGATTTCCAGCGGGAAGATTTCGTACCGTACCTGGTGGCTTACATATCGCAGCAAGCCGGAGGTGCGGTGTACGTGAACGGACTCATCAGCGCAATGGCACAGATAAATCCCGGCCAAGATAAACCGATGAGCTTGTTTCAATGCCGG GTAAAACTGTTCAACGAATGGTGCATCAAATGGCCGGAAGAATTTAAAACTAAACTGCTTGAGCGACTAGACCAGATCGATAGCACTTTCGGCACACGGGTACGCACCGAGCTGGACACTATCGGCACGAAGCCGATGAATGGTTGTGCGGAAGAAAATGGGACACAACTGACAAATGCCGAAGCGATGCGAGATTTGGAGGAAGAATCGGAACCTGCCGCAATGATCGTGAATGCTGAGCCTGTTATAGTGGCACCCAATGCCATTCTCGTTGCAGATGAAGACTAG